In one window of Deinococcus hopiensis KR-140 DNA:
- a CDS encoding DMP19 family protein, whose translation MDQNFRLLIDVHELPVVRLALRALRGKTRGEGLEEFLARLNEDTRLAVMAWWMDDQVKSGGFAQWHANGYSRHTSLLAAYYVGKGLFCDRVANILRRVHWNLQDEDGPDSSGLLALSQEYFLISDEAFVELSRHLPQANQ comes from the coding sequence GTGGATCAGAATTTTCGTCTCTTGATTGATGTTCATGAACTGCCTGTTGTGCGTCTTGCTCTCCGTGCCCTGAGGGGAAAAACTCGGGGTGAGGGTCTAGAAGAATTCCTGGCACGGCTGAACGAAGACACCCGGCTGGCAGTGATGGCTTGGTGGATGGACGATCAGGTCAAAAGTGGAGGTTTTGCTCAGTGGCACGCCAATGGCTATTCGCGCCATACCTCTCTGCTCGCCGCGTACTACGTTGGCAAAGGCCTGTTTTGCGACCGAGTCGCCAACATTCTGCGGCGGGTACACTGGAACCTGCAAGATGAGGATGGTCCGGACTCAAGCGGCCTACTGGCGTTGAGTCAAGAGTATTTCCTGATCAGCGACGAAGCTTTTGTGGAGCTGAGTCGCCACCTGCCTCAGGCAAACCAATAG
- a CDS encoding YrdB family protein, whose amino-acid sequence MEMLKFCNLALAFSLELCVLIALGLWGFQVAHNPLLKVLLGLGVPLLTAVFWGAFLSPKASVSVAASLRVMLKLVVFGLAVLALLFVERPTLAWTFASLVLLNTVLAFIWKQ is encoded by the coding sequence ATGGAGATGCTGAAGTTTTGCAACCTGGCTCTTGCCTTCTCACTCGAGTTGTGTGTCCTCATTGCCCTTGGACTGTGGGGCTTCCAGGTTGCGCACAATCCACTGCTCAAGGTGCTCCTGGGGCTGGGTGTTCCATTGCTGACGGCAGTTTTCTGGGGAGCCTTTCTGTCACCCAAAGCTTCGGTATCTGTGGCTGCATCCTTGCGGGTCATGCTTAAACTGGTTGTGTTCGGCTTAGCCGTGCTTGCCCTTTTATTTGTTGAGCGGCCAACACTGGCGTGGACATTTGCGTCGCTCGTACTACTCAATACGGTTCTGGCATTTATATGGAAGCAGTAA
- a CDS encoding SDR family oxidoreductase, whose protein sequence is MNGNTILITGGGSGIGRALAEAFHARGNQVIIAGRRQEKLDEVTAANPGIRTVVLDLEDPEAIKTFAQQIVTDFPDLNAVVHNAGIMRPEQIQSGGLDDAEAMVATNLLGPIRLTAALMPHLLAQPQAALLTVSSGLAFLPLAATPTYSATKAAIHSYSQSLRHQLRDTKVQVIELAPPYVQTELMGAQQASDPNAMPLAEYIEETMHLLETQPDAHEILVERVKPLRFAEVSGSYEAVFAGMNGGAAH, encoded by the coding sequence ATGAACGGCAACACGATCCTGATCACCGGGGGCGGCTCCGGCATAGGCCGGGCGCTGGCCGAGGCTTTTCACGCACGGGGCAATCAGGTCATCATCGCGGGTAGACGTCAGGAGAAACTGGATGAGGTCACTGCGGCGAATCCAGGCATACGGACGGTGGTGCTCGACCTCGAAGATCCTGAGGCGATCAAGACCTTTGCCCAGCAGATCGTGACTGACTTTCCTGACCTGAATGCTGTGGTCCACAACGCCGGAATTATGCGCCCCGAGCAGATACAATCCGGCGGTCTGGACGACGCCGAAGCGATGGTCGCGACGAACCTGCTCGGGCCAATCCGTCTCACGGCAGCCCTGATGCCGCATCTGCTGGCCCAGCCACAGGCGGCCCTCCTCACCGTGTCGTCGGGGTTGGCCTTCCTGCCGCTCGCCGCCACGCCCACCTACAGCGCGACGAAGGCGGCCATTCACTCCTACAGCCAGTCACTGCGCCACCAGTTGCGGGACACCAAGGTGCAGGTCATCGAACTCGCGCCGCCCTACGTGCAGACCGAACTGATGGGGGCCCAGCAGGCGAGCGACCCGAACGCGATGCCGCTCGCCGAGTACATCGAGGAGACGATGCACCTACTGGAGACGCAACCAGACGCACACGAGATTCTGGTCGAGCGCGTCAAGCCCCTGCGCTTTGCTGAGGTCAGTGGAAGCTATGAGGCAGTCTTCGCGGGGATGAACGGCGGCGCAGCGCACTAG
- a CDS encoding winged helix-turn-helix transcriptional regulator, with product MASVVQDRLPVPQQTDPELDTLVREIIGRVADKWTMLILETLEEHGRLRFTRLGELVGDISQKMLTKTVRQMEADGLVVRTVYPVVPPRVEYELTEMGRGLGEAFCGVWHWAEVNREAITQARLAFGQTASKV from the coding sequence ATGGCCAGCGTCGTGCAGGACCGTCTCCCCGTACCGCAGCAAACTGATCCCGAACTCGACACCCTTGTTCGGGAGATCATCGGGCGGGTGGCTGACAAGTGGACCATGCTCATTCTGGAGACGTTGGAGGAGCATGGGCGGCTGCGCTTTACCCGCCTTGGGGAGCTTGTGGGCGACATCAGTCAGAAGATGCTGACGAAAACCGTACGGCAGATGGAGGCCGACGGGCTGGTCGTCCGCACCGTCTACCCAGTGGTGCCTCCCCGCGTTGAGTACGAACTGACCGAGATGGGCCGTGGCCTGGGCGAGGCGTTTTGTGGGGTGTGGCACTGGGCCGAAGTCAACCGGGAGGCCATCACCCAGGCGAGGTTGGCCTTTGGGCAGACGGCGTCCAAAGTCTGA
- a CDS encoding GNAT family N-acetyltransferase, translating into MCVPSRLVTYQDPRQETFWKKAQLRNDASRTRLPTATPVPHEAFTDEDLRAALDLYGQLYLQKYSLFNPQFTLEFLRLARDERILNLRGLRVGSALMAVRGSLNRAGVMTSPLFGYALAAPQQDGWYRRLSLDVLRDARQEGLLVNASGGVGAFKRARGGVAVPEYSLVLTAHLPKAQRRAWEELARLMHGLLPLLIQHDL; encoded by the coding sequence GTGTGCGTCCCCAGCCGGCTGGTCACGTACCAAGACCCCAGGCAGGAGACCTTCTGGAAAAAGGCCCAGCTTCGCAACGACGCCAGCCGTACCCGGCTTCCCACCGCCACACCGGTGCCGCATGAGGCGTTCACGGACGAAGACCTGAGGGCGGCACTGGACTTGTACGGGCAGCTTTACCTACAGAAGTACTCGTTGTTCAACCCCCAGTTCACCCTGGAATTTTTACGGCTGGCGCGGGACGAACGGATCCTGAACTTGCGGGGCCTGCGCGTGGGCTCCGCGCTGATGGCCGTGCGGGGCAGCCTCAACCGTGCTGGCGTCATGACCTCACCGCTGTTCGGCTACGCGCTGGCAGCTCCTCAGCAAGACGGCTGGTACCGCCGGCTGAGCCTGGATGTGCTGCGGGACGCCCGGCAAGAAGGGCTCCTGGTGAACGCCAGCGGGGGTGTGGGGGCGTTTAAGCGCGCCCGGGGTGGCGTGGCCGTTCCGGAATACAGCCTGGTGCTCACTGCCCACCTTCCGAAAGCGCAACGGCGGGCCTGGGAAGAACTCGCCCGGTTGATGCACGGCCTGCTGCCACTATTGATCCAGCATGACCTCTGA
- a CDS encoding SDR family NAD(P)-dependent oxidoreductase: MNTRQIRGTHVLVTGANRGIGNAFVLSLLTRGAERVYAAVRDPANVTAFGTSDDRLVPVILDVTSPDDIHRIQQTLPRLDLLINNAGTASASTYTAASALHSARSEMNTNYFGPLQLSVAVLDLLQQSDNAGIINISSIAGITNFKALGTYSASKAAAHFLTQGLRAEIGPTGIFVAGVYPGPIDTRMAAGFDAPKPSAHEVAEIVLDAYQAGVEDIFPDAFSRSMADMFFQNPKALERAFAQ; encoded by the coding sequence GTGAACACAAGGCAGATCCGCGGAACCCACGTCCTCGTTACTGGGGCCAACCGGGGCATTGGGAACGCTTTCGTCCTGTCACTTTTAACACGCGGCGCTGAACGGGTCTACGCTGCTGTCCGCGACCCCGCAAACGTCACTGCGTTTGGCACTTCGGATGACCGACTGGTTCCCGTCATCCTTGATGTCACAAGCCCTGACGACATTCACCGGATCCAACAGACCTTGCCACGTCTTGACCTCCTGATTAACAACGCTGGCACTGCCTCGGCCTCAACCTACACGGCGGCCTCTGCCCTCCACTCCGCCCGCTCAGAAATGAACACAAATTACTTCGGACCCCTCCAGCTCAGCGTCGCCGTACTAGATCTGCTGCAACAAAGCGACAACGCCGGGATTATCAATATCTCGTCCATCGCAGGAATTACCAACTTCAAGGCCCTGGGAACATACTCCGCGTCCAAAGCGGCCGCACACTTCCTCACCCAGGGCTTACGCGCCGAAATTGGTCCCACAGGCATTTTTGTCGCTGGTGTCTACCCTGGCCCGATCGATACCCGCATGGCTGCCGGGTTCGATGCGCCCAAACCCAGCGCCCATGAAGTGGCCGAGATCGTACTAGACGCTTATCAAGCCGGCGTAGAAGACATCTTTCCGGACGCGTTTTCTCGTTCCATGGCAGACATGTTCTTTCAGAATCCGAAAGCGCTGGAGCGGGCCTTTGCACAATAA
- a CDS encoding TetR/AcrR family transcriptional regulator, with amino-acid sequence MHHDTRAKLLEVAHELVMVHGFNNTGISHILKEADVPKGSFYHYFASKDDLGFALLDRFSALLQAHLRQFLSAYEGTALEALRAYFEQLTVQFTDEFRLCNCLLGNLGQELAIQHEGFRTAVRQHFNEIEQCLAQQFERAKGEGDLDPSWNSQDLARLLFSGWEGSLLRAKLEQSADHPAVFVRFFFGRLLA; translated from the coding sequence ATGCACCATGACACCCGTGCAAAGCTTCTCGAAGTTGCTCACGAACTTGTCATGGTGCATGGATTCAATAACACCGGCATCAGTCACATCCTGAAAGAAGCGGACGTCCCCAAAGGATCGTTCTATCACTACTTCGCCAGCAAAGACGATCTGGGATTTGCTCTGCTCGACCGGTTCAGCGCACTCCTCCAGGCCCACCTCAGGCAGTTTCTCTCGGCGTACGAGGGAACAGCCCTCGAAGCACTGAGGGCCTACTTTGAACAGCTGACCGTACAATTTACGGACGAGTTTCGCCTGTGCAACTGCTTGCTAGGCAATCTGGGACAGGAACTCGCTATTCAGCACGAAGGCTTCCGAACCGCAGTGCGGCAACATTTCAATGAGATCGAGCAGTGCCTGGCACAGCAATTCGAGCGGGCCAAGGGTGAGGGTGACCTCGACCCTTCATGGAACAGTCAGGATTTGGCCCGGCTGCTCTTCTCCGGATGGGAGGGAAGTCTACTTCGCGCCAAATTGGAGCAGTCAGCGGATCATCCAGCCGTGTTCGTCCGGTTCTTCTTCGGCCGCTTGTTGGCTTAA
- a CDS encoding excinuclease ABC subunit UvrA, whose product MTYPPGSSGFVRVRGAREHNLKDLSVDLPRDALVVFTGVSGSGKSSLAFGTLYAEAQRRYLESVSPYARRLFHQLGAPDVDAIEGLPPAVALQQQRGTPTTRSSVGSVTTLSNLVRMLYSRAGEYPEGQDIIYAEGFSPNTPEGACPNCHGQGQVYEVTEASMVPDPSLTIRERAVAAWPQAWGGQNQRDILVTLGIDVDTPWRDLPQETRDWILFTDEQPVVPVYPGLTPKETHDAAKRKLEPGYMGTFSSARRHVLHTFATTESAAMKRRVQAYMIAAECPVCCGRRLRPEALAVRFMGYDIAEFSRLPLQRVAALLRPFAEGREPDHAEQVQRHPERVIAQERMARDLAARLDVLLSLGLGYLALERSTPTLSPGELQRLRLATQLHSNLFGVVYVLDEPSAGLHPADTQALLTALDGLKAAGNSLFVVEHDLDVVRRADWIVDVGPGAGEQGGEILYSGPPGGLRDVPASQTARYLFREEESGPQEARSPSGWLELSGVTRHNLRELKVRFPLGVRTCVTGVSGSGKSTLVTQVLAWTLAAHLGQPPAPEHDEEAEEVLPAGAAHLAGDVALLSRLVQVDQKPIGRTPRSNLATYTGLFDHVRRLFAATPLARQRKYSASRFSFNVRGGRCEHCQGEGWMMVELLFLPSVYAPCPVCHGSRFNAETLEVAYQDRNVAEVLGMTVDVAWAFFRKEAPVFRALDTLREVGLGYLRLGQPATELSGGEAQRVKLAAELQRAGRGRSVYILDEPTTGLHPADVKRLTQQLDRLVDAGHTVIAVEHDLQVVGSSDWVIDVGPGAGDEGGRVVAEGTPREVAQARGSRTAPFLARTLGVNPK is encoded by the coding sequence ATGACATATCCTCCTGGGTCTTCCGGCTTCGTGCGGGTGCGCGGCGCGCGGGAACACAACCTCAAGGACCTCTCGGTGGACCTCCCGCGGGACGCCCTGGTGGTGTTCACCGGCGTCTCCGGCTCTGGCAAGTCCTCCCTGGCCTTCGGAACTCTGTACGCCGAGGCCCAGCGGCGGTACCTCGAATCCGTCTCCCCCTATGCCCGCCGCCTCTTTCATCAGCTCGGGGCACCGGACGTGGACGCCATCGAGGGTCTGCCCCCGGCAGTGGCCCTGCAGCAGCAACGGGGAACGCCGACCACCCGGTCCTCGGTGGGCAGCGTGACCACCCTGTCGAACCTGGTGCGGATGCTCTACTCCCGCGCGGGGGAGTACCCCGAAGGGCAGGACATCATCTACGCCGAGGGCTTCTCGCCCAACACCCCCGAGGGCGCCTGCCCGAACTGCCACGGCCAGGGCCAGGTGTACGAGGTGACGGAAGCCTCCATGGTCCCCGACCCGTCCCTGACCATCCGGGAACGGGCGGTGGCGGCCTGGCCGCAGGCCTGGGGCGGGCAGAACCAGCGCGACATCCTGGTGACGCTCGGTATCGACGTGGACACCCCCTGGCGTGATCTGCCGCAGGAGACGCGCGACTGGATCCTCTTCACGGACGAGCAGCCCGTCGTGCCCGTCTATCCTGGTCTGACCCCCAAAGAAACCCATGACGCCGCGAAGCGTAAGCTCGAACCCGGATACATGGGCACCTTCAGTAGCGCCCGGCGGCACGTCCTTCATACCTTCGCCACCACAGAAAGCGCGGCCATGAAGCGGCGAGTACAGGCGTATATGATCGCTGCGGAGTGCCCGGTGTGCTGTGGCCGACGGCTCCGCCCCGAAGCCCTGGCGGTCCGGTTCATGGGATACGACATCGCCGAGTTCTCCCGCCTGCCGCTCCAGCGGGTGGCCGCGCTGCTGCGCCCCTTTGCCGAAGGCAGGGAACCTGACCATGCGGAGCAGGTCCAGAGGCACCCGGAGCGGGTCATTGCCCAGGAGCGTATGGCGAGGGACCTCGCAGCGCGGTTGGACGTGCTGCTGAGCCTTGGCCTGGGGTACCTGGCCCTCGAACGCTCGACGCCGACGCTCTCCCCCGGCGAGTTGCAGCGCCTGCGCCTCGCGACCCAGCTGCATTCCAACCTCTTCGGCGTGGTGTACGTCCTTGATGAACCCTCTGCTGGTCTGCATCCTGCTGATACGCAGGCGCTCCTCACGGCGCTGGACGGCCTGAAAGCCGCGGGAAATTCCCTGTTCGTCGTCGAACACGATCTGGATGTGGTACGCCGAGCGGACTGGATCGTCGACGTGGGACCGGGAGCGGGGGAACAGGGCGGGGAGATTCTTTACAGTGGTCCGCCTGGAGGCCTGCGGGACGTGCCAGCGTCGCAGACGGCCCGGTACCTCTTCAGAGAGGAAGAGTCGGGGCCACAGGAGGCGCGCAGCCCATCCGGCTGGCTCGAACTCAGCGGTGTGACGCGCCACAACCTGCGGGAGCTCAAGGTCCGCTTTCCTCTGGGCGTACGCACCTGCGTGACCGGCGTCTCCGGCTCGGGCAAATCCACCCTGGTCACCCAGGTGCTTGCCTGGACGCTCGCCGCTCATCTCGGTCAGCCCCCGGCACCAGAGCACGACGAGGAGGCCGAAGAGGTGCTCCCTGCCGGCGCGGCCCACCTCGCCGGTGACGTCGCGCTCCTCTCCCGCCTGGTTCAGGTAGATCAGAAGCCGATTGGGCGCACGCCGAGAAGCAACCTGGCGACGTATACCGGCCTGTTCGACCACGTGCGCAGGCTCTTTGCCGCCACCCCCCTGGCCAGACAGCGGAAGTACAGCGCGAGCCGCTTTTCCTTCAACGTCAGGGGCGGGCGCTGCGAGCACTGTCAGGGCGAAGGCTGGATGATGGTGGAACTGCTGTTCTTACCCAGCGTGTACGCCCCCTGCCCCGTCTGTCATGGATCGCGCTTCAACGCGGAGACGCTCGAAGTCGCGTACCAGGACAGGAACGTCGCCGAGGTGCTGGGCATGACGGTGGACGTCGCCTGGGCATTTTTCAGGAAGGAAGCGCCGGTCTTCCGCGCCTTGGACACCCTGCGCGAGGTCGGCCTGGGTTACCTGCGGCTCGGCCAGCCGGCAACCGAACTGTCGGGAGGAGAGGCGCAGCGCGTTAAACTGGCGGCCGAGCTGCAACGCGCCGGGCGGGGGCGGTCAGTCTACATTCTGGATGAACCCACCACGGGGCTACACCCTGCCGACGTGAAGCGCCTGACCCAACAGCTGGACCGGCTGGTGGACGCGGGACACACAGTCATTGCCGTCGAACACGACCTGCAGGTGGTGGGCAGCAGCGACTGGGTGATCGACGTCGGCCCGGGCGCGGGCGATGAGGGTGGACGGGTGGTGGCCGAGGGCACCCCCAGGGAAGTGGCGCAGGCTCGGGGCAGCCGGACCGCTCCCTTCCTGGCCCGAACCCTTGGCGTGAATCCCAAGTGA
- a CDS encoding DUF805 domain-containing protein, whose translation MKIFLNVIKNHYADFRGRARRNEYWMFALFSAIIGFVLQIPFYVVALPLMAQPDEMGSGLSPALFLSMLPLILFGLIVFIPSLAVTVRRLHDGGRSGWWYLVSFVPLIGSFWVLYLLVLDSEPGNNKWGPSPKGSLTPTQQW comes from the coding sequence GTGAAGATTTTTCTGAACGTCATCAAGAACCACTACGCCGATTTCCGGGGCCGCGCTCGCCGCAACGAGTACTGGATGTTCGCTCTGTTCAGCGCCATCATCGGGTTCGTTTTGCAGATTCCGTTTTACGTTGTTGCGCTTCCCCTGATGGCGCAGCCGGACGAGATGGGCAGTGGCCTCAGCCCTGCGCTCTTCCTCAGCATGCTGCCGCTGATACTCTTCGGCCTGATCGTCTTTATCCCTTCCCTCGCCGTGACCGTCCGGCGGTTGCATGACGGCGGACGCAGCGGCTGGTGGTACCTCGTCTCCTTCGTTCCGTTGATCGGCAGCTTCTGGGTGCTCTACCTGCTGGTTCTCGACAGCGAGCCTGGCAACAACAAGTGGGGGCCGAGTCCCAAAGGCTCCTTGACACCAACACAGCAGTGGTAA
- a CDS encoding carboxypeptidase-like regulatory domain-containing protein, with translation MHKTNFTALALLGLGCLSGAARAATPAQAGFIVGTVVNEQGKPLPGVEIDVDNTLSYDSGLVTYTDAKGQYRVDVRKLPFTFQVYAKMKLKYKDLTVNVELVPNNPNAVAGLVGGVRDFVFKPKPATSEDPYGSLGRVFVERGIGEYDVDITEVQVTLTPVGQLADGSVGKARTFKLLSSGSGPVIPNVMWGTYKVTATLNGRPLEIRQRMDGRTPAAWNAAYMGGFTRDYNALTPSMFLEVRFPKSGS, from the coding sequence ATGCACAAGACCAACTTCACTGCCCTCGCCCTGCTGGGTCTCGGCTGTCTGTCAGGTGCGGCCCGTGCCGCCACCCCCGCCCAAGCGGGCTTTATCGTGGGAACCGTCGTGAATGAGCAGGGAAAGCCTCTGCCCGGCGTTGAGATTGACGTGGACAATACATTGTCCTACGACAGCGGACTCGTGACGTATACGGACGCAAAGGGACAGTACCGCGTAGATGTCCGTAAGCTGCCCTTCACGTTTCAGGTCTACGCCAAGATGAAACTGAAGTACAAGGACCTCACGGTGAATGTCGAGCTTGTTCCCAACAACCCGAACGCCGTTGCTGGTCTCGTGGGCGGCGTGCGCGACTTCGTCTTCAAGCCGAAGCCCGCTACGTCCGAAGACCCCTATGGAAGCCTGGGGCGCGTCTTCGTGGAGCGCGGCATCGGCGAGTACGATGTGGACATCACTGAGGTGCAAGTGACGCTGACGCCAGTGGGTCAACTCGCAGACGGCTCTGTGGGCAAGGCGCGTACCTTCAAGCTGCTGTCCAGCGGGAGCGGCCCGGTCATACCCAACGTGATGTGGGGGACGTACAAGGTGACGGCCACGCTGAACGGGAGGCCGCTGGAGATCCGCCAACGGATGGATGGCCGTACGCCCGCTGCCTGGAACGCGGCATACATGGGGGGGTTTACCCGTGATTACAACGCCCTCACCCCCAGTATGTTTCTGGAAGTGCGGTTCCCCAAAAGCGGAAGCTGA
- a CDS encoding transposase: protein MLFLGEAASRLTQPYTYTWRPIGCAMDVPTSKARGITARLNPMGGVDFATDKVLYREIEGNTTAADTVAFVEMLAGQADPACPTVLLMDQASIHTSARVGQHRQKWREHGLLIAYLPSYSPELNPLEGQWRKLKYHDLPHRQHASKADLRGAVGAPKWGTAA, encoded by the coding sequence TTGTTGTTTCTCGGTGAGGCGGCGAGCAGGCTCACCCAACCCTACACGTATACCTGGCGACCCATTGGCTGCGCGATGGACGTCCCTACCAGCAAGGCACGTGGCATCACGGCGCGTCTAAATCCCATGGGCGGCGTGGACTTTGCCACCGACAAAGTCCTCTACCGCGAGATCGAAGGCAACACCACAGCCGCCGACACCGTGGCTTTCGTCGAAATGCTGGCAGGGCAAGCTGATCCAGCCTGTCCCACGGTGCTTCTGATGGACCAAGCCAGCATTCATACCAGCGCCAGAGTGGGTCAACACCGCCAAAAGTGGAGAGAACATGGCCTGCTGATCGCGTATCTCCCGTCCTACAGCCCAGAACTCAACCCCTTGGAAGGACAGTGGCGCAAGCTCAAATACCACGACCTCCCACACCGCCAGCACGCTTCCAAAGCAGACCTTCGGGGAGCTGTTGGGGCTCCCAAGTGGGGTACCGCTGCATGA
- a CDS encoding multicopper oxidase domain-containing protein — MSPLPPRFRFRPAPRLTSWVLGVLLLLGGPTRALDVPHEHPAPSSGSFAAHDSLIRDFVAAPNGTVPLKNFTGQVREFTLEVHETMSEITPGVRVKQWAFGFPGQPPSVPGPELRVKVGDLVRITLRNTTDRAHSIHLHGITSLAQGMDGVPHTSQAVLPGQSFSYAFVATDAGTHMYHCHVETNLHLDMGMYGALIVEPRDKPIWAKDHVLMLDEWDSHQDPDVIPHRTNPNYFLVNGRSYPLIPDLQIPQGEVHLIRLLNIGQEVHSMHLHGMTFLVVAKDGQDLPLPYRADTVLIAPGERYDLLVKGRDGTFPFHDHIPPHSTNDGVDPGGIHLMVVGGPELTADSTPVAAAPAHPHDHGAPSPPAQNFPVQGGTVEVHISGFKYAPGPLHVERGTKVVWINDDMAAHTIEVKGVKVSPPLRKGGRFAVTFDQAGTYTVVCAQHSFMTATVTVEP; from the coding sequence ATGTCGCCTTTGCCCCCGCGCTTCCGCTTCCGTCCTGCCCCGCGCCTGACCTCCTGGGTGTTGGGCGTCCTCCTGCTGCTGGGTGGTCCCACCAGGGCCCTGGACGTGCCGCACGAGCACCCCGCACCCAGTTCCGGCAGTTTCGCGGCCCACGACAGCCTGATCCGCGACTTCGTGGCGGCTCCGAATGGGACGGTACCGCTGAAAAACTTCACAGGTCAGGTGCGGGAGTTCACGCTGGAGGTCCACGAGACCATGAGCGAGATCACTCCTGGGGTGCGGGTGAAGCAGTGGGCCTTCGGCTTTCCGGGACAACCCCCGAGCGTTCCCGGCCCTGAGTTGCGGGTAAAGGTCGGCGACCTCGTCCGCATCACGCTCCGGAACACCACTGACCGCGCCCACTCCATCCATCTGCACGGCATCACGTCGCTCGCGCAGGGGATGGACGGCGTGCCCCACACCTCACAGGCCGTGTTGCCGGGGCAGAGCTTTTCCTACGCCTTCGTGGCGACCGACGCGGGAACGCACATGTACCACTGCCACGTCGAGACCAACCTGCACCTGGACATGGGGATGTACGGCGCGCTCATCGTTGAGCCGAGGGACAAGCCCATATGGGCAAAAGACCATGTGCTCATGCTCGACGAGTGGGACAGCCATCAGGACCCGGATGTGATCCCCCACAGGACCAACCCCAACTATTTCCTCGTCAACGGCAGGTCCTATCCCCTCATCCCCGACCTCCAGATTCCGCAGGGAGAGGTGCACCTGATTCGCCTGCTCAACATCGGGCAGGAGGTCCACAGCATGCACCTGCACGGCATGACCTTCCTGGTGGTCGCCAAGGACGGCCAGGACCTGCCCCTGCCTTACCGGGCAGACACCGTCCTGATCGCTCCCGGCGAGCGCTACGACCTGCTCGTGAAGGGGCGGGACGGCACCTTTCCGTTCCACGACCACATCCCTCCCCACAGCACGAACGATGGGGTGGACCCAGGCGGGATACACCTCATGGTGGTGGGCGGCCCCGAGCTCACTGCCGACAGCACCCCGGTTGCCGCTGCACCCGCCCACCCCCATGACCACGGGGCACCCTCACCCCCAGCCCAGAACTTCCCAGTTCAGGGTGGAACGGTCGAAGTCCATATCAGCGGCTTCAAGTATGCCCCGGGTCCCCTGCACGTGGAGCGCGGCACCAAGGTGGTGTGGATCAACGACGACATGGCGGCCCACACCATCGAGGTAAAGGGGGTGAAGGTCTCGCCGCCGCTGCGCAAGGGCGGGCGCTTCGCCGTCACCTTCGATCAGGCGGGAACGTACACCGTGGTCTGCGCGCAGCACTCCTTCATGACCGCCACGGTGACGGTCGAGCCGTGA